One Kitasatospora sp. NBC_01266 genomic window carries:
- a CDS encoding RDD family protein, whose translation MADPEESAVGGAVQYTHWSVRVVAFVIDMLACWAPNIIAGAIEPDSTGLQLVMLVPSVLLLAYNRWYLTGRTGQSWGKQLMAIHLVRLDGVEPVGVLPAFLRDLGHLLDTLACLLGWFWPLWDHRKQTFADKLAATAVLGGD comes from the coding sequence GTGGCGGATCCGGAGGAGAGCGCGGTGGGCGGCGCGGTGCAGTACACCCACTGGTCGGTGCGAGTGGTGGCCTTCGTGATCGACATGCTGGCCTGCTGGGCGCCGAACATCATCGCGGGGGCGATCGAGCCGGACAGCACCGGGCTGCAGCTGGTCATGCTGGTGCCCTCGGTGCTGCTGCTGGCGTACAACCGCTGGTACCTGACCGGGCGCACCGGGCAGAGCTGGGGCAAGCAGCTGATGGCGATCCACCTGGTGCGGCTGGACGGGGTGGAGCCGGTCGGCGTGCTGCCGGCGTTCCTGCGTGATCTGGGGCACCTGCTGGACACGCTGGCCTGCCTGCTGGGCTGGTTCTGGCCGCTGTGGGACCACCGGAAGCAGACCTTCGCGGACAAGCTGGCCGCCACCGCCGTGCTGGGCGGCGACTGA
- a CDS encoding pyridoxal phosphate-dependent decarboxylase family protein, with protein sequence MSEPQFRESARATADLVADYLAAVPEQPVWQPMDPAARARLLDAPLPAGGRDLAQLLKVIEEQVLPAPMGNGHPRFFGWVNSAPAPAGVLATLVAAALNPSSAGGDHADVHLERAVVRWTAELVGFPHPPGGGLLTSGTSMATIVCLAAARGRAAARAGHDVRAEGLAGLPPLVGYVSGETHSCVRKAAELLGLGSRQLRVVAGDAQGRLDPVALRAAVAEDRAAGRLPFLVVASAGTVNTGAVDRFEPIADLCAEQGLWLHVDGAYGAFGVLDPEIAHRFAGLARADSLALDPHKWLGVPVDCGCALVRDAEQLRETFSLVPAYLRDEEAGGLGWFSEYGIEQTRPFRALKVWATIAHRGREGLAADIAHCTRLARRLGELVEADPGLELLAPVETSIVAFRARPAGLSPSELNALNQALPLAVQRRGRAFVTGTVLAGREAVRACLLNAATTEADLAVLLAEVRSAAGDLTTRQ encoded by the coding sequence ATGTCCGAGCCGCAGTTCCGCGAATCCGCCCGTGCCACCGCCGACCTGGTCGCCGACTACCTGGCGGCGGTGCCCGAGCAGCCGGTGTGGCAGCCGATGGACCCTGCCGCGCGGGCCCGGCTGCTGGACGCGCCGCTGCCGGCCGGCGGGCGCGACCTGGCCCAGCTGCTGAAGGTGATCGAGGAGCAGGTGCTGCCCGCGCCGATGGGCAACGGCCACCCGAGGTTCTTCGGGTGGGTGAACTCGGCGCCCGCTCCGGCCGGGGTGCTGGCCACGCTGGTCGCCGCCGCGCTCAACCCGAGTTCGGCCGGCGGCGACCACGCGGATGTGCACCTGGAGCGGGCGGTGGTGCGCTGGACGGCGGAGCTGGTCGGGTTCCCGCATCCCCCCGGCGGTGGGCTGCTCACCTCGGGCACCTCGATGGCCACCATCGTCTGCCTGGCCGCCGCGCGCGGTCGGGCGGCGGCCCGAGCCGGACACGACGTGCGGGCCGAGGGGCTGGCCGGACTGCCCCCGCTGGTCGGCTACGTCAGCGGGGAGACCCACTCCTGCGTGCGCAAGGCCGCCGAGCTGCTGGGGCTGGGCAGCCGGCAGCTGCGGGTGGTGGCCGGTGACGCCCAGGGGCGGCTGGACCCGGTGGCGCTGCGCGCGGCCGTCGCCGAGGACCGGGCGGCCGGGCGGCTGCCGTTCCTGGTGGTGGCCTCGGCCGGGACGGTCAACACCGGCGCGGTGGACCGCTTCGAGCCGATCGCCGACCTCTGCGCCGAGCAGGGCCTGTGGCTGCACGTCGACGGCGCGTACGGGGCGTTCGGGGTGCTGGACCCCGAGATCGCGCACCGCTTCGCGGGCCTGGCCCGGGCCGACTCGCTCGCCCTGGACCCGCACAAGTGGCTGGGCGTGCCGGTGGACTGCGGCTGCGCGCTGGTGCGCGACGCCGAGCAGCTGCGCGAGACCTTCAGCCTGGTCCCGGCCTACCTGCGCGACGAGGAGGCCGGCGGGCTGGGCTGGTTCTCCGAGTACGGCATCGAGCAGACCCGCCCGTTCCGCGCGCTCAAGGTCTGGGCCACCATCGCGCACCGGGGCCGCGAGGGCCTGGCGGCCGACATCGCGCACTGCACCCGGCTGGCCCGCCGGCTCGGCGAGCTGGTCGAGGCCGATCCCGGCCTCGAGCTGCTGGCGCCGGTGGAGACCTCGATCGTGGCCTTCCGGGCCCGCCCGGCGGGTCTGTCGCCGAGCGAGCTGAACGCGCTGAACCAGGCGCTGCCGCTCGCGGTGCAGCGGCGCGGGCGGGCCTTTGTGACCGGCACCGTGCTGGCGGGACGGGAGGCGGTGCGGGCCTGCCTGCTGAACGCCGCCACCACGGAGGCGGACCTGGCCGTGCTGCTGGCCGAAGTCCGGTCTGCCGCAGGTGATCTGACTACCCGACAGTAG
- a CDS encoding GNAT family N-acetyltransferase gives MTRSPSSAHRPDHASGHPAQQTSRAQRRLARTARWRRETVELAAVFLAVAAADLVADVVVHGHDGPVLLAASAAALLATAVFHSWWSHRHPHGPPGPDPVAERESAEAGGPLAEQTRLWRLRATVSDAPGSLAAVSAALAELRISIISLQTHPLPDATVDEFLLRAPRSLPRTALTEAVARAGGREIWTDPADAHDLVDVPTHVLALATRTALDAAELPVALRQLFGQVTIRQFPARGEHAGAAPRLAGPVMLLPAPGGELIELSRPHLPFTPTEFARAKALVELDTVLGPRVPEVEDQLRLPGAGGPQEAELTVRRAHPGDKAAALAMHRRCSPATLRRRYHGPVADADRYLGHLLDPRHGQTLTAQTADGRLVALAHLMWDDDSAELAVLVEDAWQRRGLGLDLLRRMAALAAEAGVATVYAVTQAGNTALVAAMRRLELPLDYQVADGTLVITAHLAGAAEQLPSPWPSVPGGR, from the coding sequence ATGACTCGATCGCCATCCTCTGCCCACCGACCCGACCACGCGTCCGGCCACCCGGCCCAGCAGACCTCCCGGGCCCAGCGCCGACTGGCCAGGACGGCGCGCTGGCGCCGCGAGACCGTGGAGCTCGCGGCCGTCTTCCTCGCGGTGGCCGCCGCCGACCTGGTCGCCGACGTGGTGGTGCACGGCCACGACGGCCCCGTGCTGCTGGCCGCCTCCGCCGCCGCACTGCTCGCCACGGCGGTGTTCCACAGCTGGTGGTCCCATCGCCATCCGCACGGACCGCCGGGCCCCGATCCGGTGGCTGAACGGGAATCGGCCGAGGCCGGCGGTCCGCTCGCCGAGCAGACCCGGCTGTGGCGGCTGCGGGCCACCGTCTCGGACGCGCCCGGCTCGCTGGCGGCCGTCAGCGCGGCGCTGGCCGAGCTGCGGATCAGCATCATCTCGCTGCAGACCCACCCGCTGCCGGACGCCACGGTGGACGAGTTCCTGCTGCGCGCCCCGCGCTCGCTGCCCCGCACCGCGCTGACCGAGGCGGTCGCCAGGGCCGGCGGCCGGGAGATCTGGACCGACCCGGCCGACGCGCACGACCTGGTGGACGTGCCGACCCACGTGCTGGCGCTGGCCACCCGCACCGCGCTGGACGCCGCCGAGCTGCCCGTCGCGCTGCGCCAGCTGTTCGGCCAGGTCACCATCCGGCAGTTCCCGGCCCGCGGCGAGCACGCCGGGGCCGCGCCGCGCCTGGCGGGCCCGGTGATGCTGCTGCCCGCGCCCGGCGGCGAGCTGATCGAGCTCTCCCGCCCGCACCTGCCGTTCACGCCCACCGAGTTCGCCCGGGCCAAGGCGCTGGTCGAGCTGGACACGGTGCTCGGGCCCCGGGTGCCCGAGGTCGAGGACCAGTTGCGGCTGCCCGGTGCCGGCGGGCCGCAGGAGGCCGAGCTGACGGTGCGCCGGGCCCACCCGGGCGACAAGGCGGCGGCGCTGGCCATGCACCGGCGCTGCTCGCCGGCCACCCTGCGCCGCCGTTACCACGGCCCGGTCGCGGACGCCGACCGCTACCTGGGCCACCTGCTCGACCCCCGGCACGGCCAGACGCTGACCGCGCAGACGGCCGACGGGCGGCTGGTCGCGCTCGCCCACCTGATGTGGGACGACGACAGCGCGGAGCTCGCCGTGCTGGTGGAGGACGCCTGGCAGCGCCGGGGCCTGGGCCTGGACCTGCTGCGCCGAATGGCGGCGCTGGCCGCCGAGGCCGGCGTGGCCACCGTCTACGCGGTCACCCAGGCCGGGAACACCGCCCTGGTCGCCGCGATGCGGCGGCTGGAGCTGCCGCTGGACTACCAGGTGGCGGACGGCACCCTGGTGATCACGGCACACCTGGCGGGCGCGGCGGAGCAGCTGCCGAGCCCGTGGCCCTCGGTGCCCGGGGGACGCTGA
- a CDS encoding MurT ligase domain-containing protein, which translates to MPGTGSEAAATGARDSSLPARSKLAVTAGKVAAAASRSVGRGSGSVIGGKVALRLDPDLLARLADHLDVVLVSATNGKTTTTRLIAEALRAAGPVVSNALGANMPAGITSALAGGSDARYGVIEVDEKYLAGVARDTHPKAIALLNLSRDQLDRAAETRMLAEKWREGLQGTEAVIIANADDPLVTWAASSCQRVVWVAAGQAWKEDAWSCPSCGGVMQRPGDDWYCQECGFRRPQPHWALQGSHVIDPNGAAWPIQLQLPGRANLANATSSAAVAAVFGVPPQTALERMQSVSAVAGRYDVVNYQGRDVRLLLAKNPAGWLETFSLIDGPPAPVILSVNALDADGTDTSWLWDVDYERLHGHPVFVMGQRRLDLAVRLEVAGLQFHVVETLEEAVRMAPPGRIEAIANYTAFQQLRKVVAGS; encoded by the coding sequence ATGCCAGGCACCGGATCGGAGGCCGCAGCCACCGGCGCGCGCGACTCCTCACTGCCCGCCCGCTCCAAGCTCGCCGTCACGGCGGGCAAGGTGGCTGCCGCCGCCTCCCGCTCGGTCGGCCGCGGCAGCGGCTCGGTGATCGGCGGCAAGGTCGCGCTCAGGCTCGACCCCGACCTGCTCGCCCGCCTCGCCGACCACCTGGACGTGGTCCTGGTCAGCGCCACCAACGGCAAGACCACCACCACCCGGCTGATCGCCGAGGCGCTGCGCGCCGCCGGCCCCGTGGTCTCCAACGCGCTGGGCGCCAACATGCCGGCCGGGATCACCTCCGCGCTGGCCGGCGGCTCGGACGCGCGCTACGGCGTGATCGAGGTGGACGAGAAGTACCTGGCGGGCGTCGCCCGGGACACCCACCCCAAGGCCATAGCGCTGCTCAACCTCTCGCGCGACCAGCTGGACCGGGCCGCCGAGACCCGGATGCTGGCCGAGAAGTGGCGCGAGGGCCTGCAGGGCACCGAAGCGGTGATCATCGCCAACGCGGACGACCCGCTGGTGACCTGGGCCGCATCCTCCTGCCAGCGGGTGGTCTGGGTGGCCGCCGGACAGGCCTGGAAGGAGGACGCCTGGTCCTGCCCGTCCTGCGGCGGCGTGATGCAGCGTCCCGGCGACGACTGGTACTGCCAGGAGTGCGGCTTCCGCCGTCCGCAGCCGCACTGGGCGCTGCAGGGCAGCCACGTGATCGACCCGAACGGCGCCGCCTGGCCGATCCAGCTGCAGCTGCCGGGCCGGGCCAACCTGGCCAACGCCACCAGCTCGGCCGCGGTGGCCGCGGTCTTCGGGGTGCCGCCGCAGACCGCCCTGGAGCGGATGCAGTCGGTCTCCGCGGTGGCCGGCCGCTACGACGTGGTCAACTACCAGGGCCGCGACGTGCGCCTGCTGCTGGCCAAGAACCCGGCCGGCTGGCTGGAGACCTTCTCGCTGATCGACGGCCCGCCCGCGCCGGTGATCCTCTCGGTGAACGCGCTGGACGCGGACGGCACCGACACCTCCTGGCTGTGGGACGTGGACTACGAGCGGCTGCACGGCCACCCGGTCTTCGTGATGGGCCAGCGCCGACTCGACCTGGCGGTGCGCCTGGAGGTGGCCGGGCTGCAGTTCCACGTGGTGGAGACGCTGGAGGAGGCGGTCCGGATGGCGCCGCCCGGGCGGATCGAGGCGATCGCCAACTACACCGCGTTCCAGCAGCTGCGCAAGGTGGTGGCCGGGTCATGA
- a CDS encoding 6-phosphofructokinase has translation MRIGVLTSGGDCPGLNAVIRSVVHRGVVDHGDEIIGFQDGWRGLLEGVHRPLTLDSVSGILAQGGTILGSSRVQPSHLRDGVERAKRYCADLGIEAVIPIGGEGTLKAAKLMSDAGLPVVGVPKTIDNDIACTDVTFGFDTAVSVATEALDRLKTTAESHQRVMVVEVMGRHTGWIALNAGMAAGAHAIVVPERPFHIDKLTEVVRERFERGKKFAIVVCAEGAKPEAGTMHWEEGTRDIYGHERFTGIATQLSGELEHRLGKEARPVILGHTQRGGTPTAYDRVLATRFGWHAVEAAHKGAFGHITALQGTQINLVPLGEAVADLKTVPAERYVEAEMVI, from the coding sequence ATGCGTATTGGTGTGCTGACCAGCGGCGGCGACTGCCCCGGCCTGAACGCCGTGATCCGCTCCGTGGTCCACCGGGGGGTGGTCGACCACGGCGACGAGATCATCGGCTTCCAGGACGGCTGGCGAGGCCTCCTCGAAGGTGTCCACCGCCCGCTGACCCTCGACTCGGTCAGCGGCATCCTGGCCCAGGGCGGCACCATCCTGGGCTCCTCCCGCGTCCAGCCCAGCCACCTGCGCGACGGCGTGGAGCGGGCCAAGCGCTACTGCGCCGACCTCGGCATCGAGGCGGTGATCCCGATCGGCGGCGAGGGCACCCTCAAGGCGGCCAAGCTGATGAGCGACGCCGGCCTGCCGGTGGTCGGCGTCCCCAAGACCATCGACAACGACATCGCCTGCACCGACGTCACCTTCGGCTTCGACACCGCCGTCTCGGTGGCCACCGAGGCGCTGGACCGGCTGAAGACCACCGCCGAGTCGCACCAGCGGGTGATGGTGGTCGAGGTGATGGGCCGGCACACCGGCTGGATCGCGCTCAACGCGGGCATGGCGGCCGGCGCGCACGCCATCGTGGTGCCCGAGCGCCCGTTCCACATCGACAAGCTCACCGAGGTGGTCCGCGAGCGCTTCGAGCGGGGCAAGAAGTTCGCCATCGTGGTCTGCGCGGAGGGCGCCAAGCCCGAGGCCGGCACCATGCACTGGGAAGAGGGAACCCGGGACATCTACGGCCACGAGCGGTTCACCGGCATCGCCACCCAGCTCTCCGGCGAACTGGAGCACCGCCTGGGCAAGGAGGCCCGCCCGGTGATCCTCGGCCACACCCAGCGCGGCGGCACCCCCACCGCCTACGACCGGGTGCTCGCCACCCGGTTCGGCTGGCACGCCGTGGAGGCCGCGCACAAGGGCGCCTTCGGGCACATCACCGCGCTACAGGGCACCCAGATCAACCTGGTGCCGCTGGGCGAAGCGGTGGCGGACCTGAAGACGGTCCCGGCCGAGCGCTACGTCGAGGCCGAGATGGTCATCTGA
- a CDS encoding GNAT family N-acetyltransferase produces MATAADLVFRPATAHDVPALVDLVESAYRGDASRVGWTTEADLLDGQRTDARSVAETLERPDTRVLLAERAGTGELLACCTVERRPAGAYFGMFSVRPAQQGGGVGRAVLAEAERFARAEWGAASLEMTVIVQREDLIAWYERRGFTRTGELSPFPYGDERFGLPKRPDLAFERLVKALA; encoded by the coding sequence ATGGCAACCGCCGCCGATCTGGTCTTCCGTCCCGCGACCGCGCACGACGTCCCCGCGCTGGTCGACCTGGTGGAGTCCGCCTACCGCGGCGACGCCAGCCGGGTCGGCTGGACCACCGAGGCCGACCTGCTGGACGGGCAGCGCACCGACGCGCGGTCCGTCGCCGAGACGCTGGAGCGCCCCGACACCCGGGTGCTGCTCGCCGAGCGGGCCGGCACCGGCGAGCTGCTCGCCTGCTGCACGGTGGAGCGGCGCCCGGCCGGCGCCTACTTCGGGATGTTCTCGGTCCGGCCCGCCCAGCAGGGCGGCGGGGTGGGCCGGGCGGTACTCGCCGAGGCCGAGCGGTTCGCGCGCGCCGAGTGGGGCGCGGCCTCGCTGGAGATGACGGTGATCGTGCAGCGCGAGGACCTGATCGCCTGGTACGAGCGGCGCGGCTTCACCCGCACCGGGGAGCTCTCGCCGTTCCCCTACGGCGACGAGCGTTTCGGCCTGCCGAAGCGCCCTGACCTGGCCTTCGAGCGGCTGGTCAAGGCGCTGGCCTGA
- a CDS encoding alkaline phosphatase family protein translates to MSSLWPAGPRRVLVVGIDGVRLDLLPELDTPHLDAVAAAGFLAPVEVDEATPTMSGPCWATIVTGVTVAKHGVFGNHLGGNRLDVFPDFTTRLAEVHRRRTFAVGGWEPLFLARQGGPLFAAPGRLAYIAPLEDSPEAWEVCDERATTEAVTVLTGDDDPQASFVYLGAVDETAHFLGCGEEYRHSIEAADVRLGRLLAALRSRPGYAEEEWTVIVVTDHGHVDAGGHGGRSTVERTAWVAASGPGLPPGGEVLPVRHVDVAAHVYAALQIVPDPHWTLDGRPFTPVGTLQPAG, encoded by the coding sequence GTGTCCAGCCTCTGGCCCGCCGGCCCGCGCCGCGTCCTGGTCGTCGGCATCGACGGCGTCCGCCTCGACCTGCTGCCCGAGTTGGACACCCCGCACCTGGACGCGGTGGCGGCGGCCGGCTTCCTGGCCCCCGTCGAGGTGGACGAGGCCACGCCCACCATGTCCGGCCCGTGCTGGGCGACCATCGTCACCGGGGTGACGGTGGCCAAGCACGGCGTCTTCGGCAACCACCTCGGCGGCAACCGGCTGGACGTCTTCCCGGACTTCACCACCCGGCTGGCCGAGGTGCACCGGCGCCGGACCTTCGCCGTGGGCGGCTGGGAGCCGCTCTTCCTGGCCCGCCAGGGCGGTCCGCTGTTCGCCGCGCCCGGGCGGCTGGCCTACATCGCGCCGCTCGAGGACAGCCCCGAGGCCTGGGAGGTCTGCGACGAGCGGGCCACCACCGAGGCGGTCACCGTGCTGACCGGCGACGACGACCCGCAGGCGAGCTTCGTCTACCTGGGCGCGGTGGACGAGACCGCGCACTTCCTGGGCTGCGGCGAGGAGTACCGCCACTCGATCGAGGCCGCCGACGTCCGGCTCGGCCGGCTGCTGGCCGCGCTGCGCTCCCGCCCGGGGTACGCCGAGGAGGAGTGGACGGTGATCGTGGTGACCGACCACGGCCACGTCGACGCCGGCGGCCACGGCGGGCGCAGCACCGTGGAGCGCACCGCCTGGGTGGCCGCCAGCGGTCCCGGCCTGCCGCCCGGCGGCGAGGTGCTGCCGGTGCGCCACGTGGACGTGGCCGCGCACGTCTACGCGGCGCTGCAGATCGTCCCCGACCCGCACTGGACGCTGGACGGCCGGCCGTTCACCCCGGTGGGCACCCTGCAGCCGGCCGGCTGA
- a CDS encoding type 1 glutamine amidotransferase has product MSDSSLRLVWVYPDLLSTYGDRGNALVVERRARQRGLNVQRVDVRSDQPIPTSGDIYLIGGGEDRPQRLAAERLRQDSGLPRAVDNGAIVFSVCAGYQILGHEFINDLGQREPGLGLLDVWSTRGEGARSVGDVLAEPDPRLGLATLTGFENHQGVTHLGQGVAPLAQVSVGGGNGDGNGTEGAWRDTVFGTYLHGPVMARNPAVADLLIKLALDVNALPPADTTWYDALRAERIAATGRQPA; this is encoded by the coding sequence ATGAGCGACAGCAGCCTGCGGCTGGTCTGGGTCTACCCGGACCTGCTCAGCACCTACGGCGACCGCGGCAACGCGCTGGTCGTGGAGCGCCGGGCCCGCCAGCGCGGGCTGAACGTGCAGCGGGTGGACGTGCGCTCGGACCAGCCGATCCCGACCAGCGGCGACATCTACCTGATCGGCGGCGGCGAGGACCGCCCGCAGCGCCTGGCCGCCGAGCGGCTGCGCCAGGACTCCGGGCTGCCGCGCGCGGTGGACAACGGCGCGATCGTCTTCTCGGTCTGCGCGGGCTACCAGATCCTGGGCCACGAGTTCATCAACGACCTGGGCCAGCGCGAGCCGGGCCTGGGCCTGCTGGACGTCTGGTCCACCCGCGGCGAGGGCGCCCGCAGCGTCGGCGACGTGCTGGCCGAGCCGGACCCGCGGCTGGGCCTGGCGACGCTGACCGGCTTCGAGAACCACCAGGGCGTCACGCACCTGGGTCAGGGCGTCGCGCCGCTGGCCCAGGTCTCCGTGGGCGGCGGCAACGGCGACGGGAACGGCACCGAGGGCGCCTGGCGGGACACCGTCTTCGGCACCTACCTGCACGGTCCGGTGATGGCCCGCAACCCCGCGGTCGCGGACCTGCTGATCAAGCTGGCACTGGACGTCAACGCGCTCCCGCCGGCCGACACCACCTGGTACGACGCGCTGCGCGCCGAGCGGATCGCGGCCACCGGCCGCCAGCCCGCCTGA